The Juglans microcarpa x Juglans regia isolate MS1-56 chromosome 8S, Jm3101_v1.0, whole genome shotgun sequence genome has a window encoding:
- the LOC121244718 gene encoding disease resistance protein RPP2B-like isoform X4: MSDMAAPSNIRTLIPSSSSSCSKHQWKYEVFLSFRGETRETFTSHLYNELREKLFHTFMDDERLEIGRPIKKELLDAIEMSRMAIIIISKEYASSTWCLEELAKIVECMKERELKVLPIFYHVNPSDARKQEEGTFRDAFAKHEKNLENKERVQTWRNALKEVANLKGHHLQNGDESKFIKSIVKKISIELSNTHLGGDENNQLVGIDSRVKEIYSHYLDIGSNDVRFIGICGMSGMGKTTLARVVFQKFNHLFRATSFLENVSSVSKRDGLVALQENLLSDMKLKDDQEKWDVLKGIDVIRNRLRYTKVLIVLDDVDEREQLEKLAGNCNWFGPGSRIIVTTKDRHLLIRHRVERIYPTKGLLKNEAFQLFSQKAFRNPDQCQDQEFLALCNDYVSYADGHPLTLEVLGSSLLEKGKDIWKSSLDRLQVLPRKDIVEKLKIGFDVLEETEKKMFLDIACFFNGEDKDRVVDLLEGTFDCFPDVDIDTLVDKSLITILGRKLWMHSLLQRLGWEIVRCEYPKQPGERSRLWRRDEILEVLRESSGTYKVQGIMSSSSSPHQKEVLNSEAFSNMKKLRLIKICDVNLPWGLNSLSNGLRLIDWHECPLESMPKSFQPSNLVELIMHRSSFSQLPMAFLNLNKLKVMDFSGSENLLMTPDFSGCPSLQRLQLLPNLPSSAQFVMARECTSLQNYSNQVVVSSSSGGEFTVINCLSLAAREEDILISEVSLLDIHFQPLWMEEQIHQSEEYHGIPHSSIPKWFNNKHGSSISIPLPYNLSKDSSWRGIVLHTVLSTRVHGVKTLADASNNVHELMKCSLDMDGDLGTCSIVLPKYQCSHHGSFELCLYISHARLGNCLDLRNCITAWFTSNRPSIVIRGCGARILYEQDMMEFVQILSQKNLGWIPPIIVQFAGRFGPHYQFYATGPLDFNPSTRYSFCFPLSKVQDWFTHQSCGHSVAVDIPQTLYSDDNWVGLVLYASFSICRDPETLPDNCHFRMGTLDGRDDEFLSVNTSRHEIKRFITRGGFCWIAYIPGNQLMCMLNIRGGGKSYLPMSTQYSHIAASFASESPIITIKKCGLRLLYNHDQVQFEEELKHCNDLFFEYRDSTSPFMADLEKTNETTVTDASPLEIEISIRPILHHVKTNGTRGESNLKADCVNDWCYAPSKILEWFTHRSADSLVTIPLPPKDRTSWIRLAFCASLSVPARSSNVVDDLDSRLPSNLICHLETDTDSVECFHTYCLTEDDLKMLLKLGGFIWLSYIPRGLFPDFLDECIWIDASISTDCPGSLMVQKCGFRLLYNEDELHDQFEETRKHCWAAYHNGDVLQKLYDDPNNSEEDADPLQP, from the exons ATGTCCGATATGGCTGCCCCCAGCAATATACGAACATTAATcccatcatcttcttcctcttgttCCAAACACCAATGGAAATATGAAGTTTTCCTCAGTTTCAGAGGTGAAACCCGTGAGACATTTACCAGCCATCTATACAATGAGTTGCGTGAGAAATTGTTCCACACCTTTATGGATGATGAAAGACTGGAGATCGGAAGACCCATTAAGAAGGAACTCTTGGATGCAATAGAGATGTCAAGAATGGCGATCATCATTATTTCAAAAGAGTATGCATCATCCACGTGGTGCTTGGAAGAACTTGCAAAGATTGTTGAATgcatgaaagagagagagttgaaagttTTGCCCATTTTCTATCATGTAAATCCTAGTGATGCACGGAAACAGGAGGAGGGCACCTTTAGAGATGCCTTTGCTAAACACGAGAAAAATCTTGAGAACAAAGAAAGGGTGCAAACTTGGAGAAATGCTTTGAAAGAAGTGGCCAATCTCAAGGGACACCATTTACAGAATGG CGATGAGTCGAAGTTTATCAAAAGCATTGTTAAAAAGATATCTATAGAATTGAGCAACACCCACCTAGGTGGTGATGAGAACAACCAGCTTGTTGGGATAGACTCTCGTGTTAAGGAAATATATTCGCATTATTTAGATATTGGATCGAATGATGTTCGCTTCATAGGGATATGCGGGATGAGTGGAATGGGCAAGACAACTCTTGCACGAGTTGtttttcaaaagttcaatcatctATTCCGAGCTACAAGCTTTCTCGAAAATGTTAGTTCGGTTTCTAAAAGAGATGGCCTAGTTGCTTTACAAGAAAATCTCCTTTCTGATATGAAGTTGAAGGATGACCAAGAAAAATGGGATGTGTTGAAGGGAATTGATGTGATAAGGAATAGATTACGTTACACAAAAGTTCTTATTGTTCTTGATGATGTGGATGAAAGAGAACAATTAGAAAAATTAGCTGGGAACTGCAATTGGTTTGGACCAGGGAGTAGAATCATTGTGACCACTAAAGATAGACATTTGTTAATCAGACATAGAGTGGAAAGAATATACCCGACTAAAGGACTACTAAAAAATGAGGCTTTTCAGCTTTTTAGTCAAAAAGCCTTTCGTAACCCTGATCAATGTCAAGATCAAGAGTTTTTGGCTCTATGCAATGACTATGTGAGTTATGCCGATGGTCATCCTTTAACTCTTGAAGTTTTGGGTTCCTCGCtgttggaaaaaggaaaagatatatggaaaagTTCGCTGGATAGATTACAAGTACTTCCTCGTAAAGATATTGTAGAGAAACTCAAAATAGGTTTTGACGTATTGGAGGAGACagagaaaaaaatgttcttAGATATTGCCTGTTTCTTCAACGGGGAAGACAAAGATCGAGTAGTAGATTTATTGGAAGGTACTTTTGATTGCTTTCCAGACGTTGATATAGACACTCTTGTGGACAAATCTCTTATCACTATTTTGGGGAGAAAGTTGTGGATGCATAGTTTACTACAAAGACTAGGTTGGGAAATTGTTCGATGTGAATACCCTAAACAACCTGGAGAACGCAGCAGATTATGGCGTCGCGATGAGATCCTTGAAGTTCTACGGGAAAGTTCT GGAACATATAAAGTCCAGGGCATAATGTCAAGTTCCTCCTCTCCACACCAAAAAGAAGTCTTGAATTCTGAAgccttttcaaatatgaaaaaacttagattaattaaaatatgtgaTGTGAATCTTCCATGGGGCCTCAATTCTCTCTCTAACGGGTTACGACTAATCGATTGGCACGAATGTCCTTTGGAGTCCATGCCAAAGAGTTTCCAACCAAGCAATCTTGTTGAGCTCATTATGCATCGTAGCAGCTTTTCACAATTACCAATGGCTTTTCTA AatttaaacaagttgaaagtcatGGACTTCAGTGGCTCTGAAAACTTGTTGATGACTCCTGACTTCTCTGGATGCCCAAGTCTCCAAAG GCTTCAGTTATTGCCAAATCTTCCCTCAAGTGCACAATTTGTAATGGCTCGAGAATGCACTTCACTCCAAAATTATTCCAATCAAGTTGTAGTTTCAAGTTCAAGTGGAGGAGAATTCACTGTTATTAACTGCCTTAGCTTGGCTGCTCGTGAAGAAGACATTCTAATCAGTGAGGTTTCTTTGCTAGATATACACTTTCAGCCACTATGGAtggag GAGCAAATTCATCAAAGTGAAGAATATCATGGCATTCCTCACAGTAGCATTCCAAAGTGGTTTAACAATAAACATGGGTCATCCATATCGATCCCGTTACCATACAATCTCTCTAAAGATAGTAGTTGGAGAGGAATTGTGTTGCATACAGTCCTAAGTACTAGAGTTCATGGAGTCAAAACTTTGGCTGATGCCTCGAATAATGTTCACGAGTTGATGAAATGCAGCTTGGACATGGATGGAGATCTTGGAACTTGTTCCATAGTCCTCCCTAAATACCAATGCAGCCACCATGGTTCATTTGAACTCTGCCTATATATATCGCATGCGAGGCTTGGGAACTGCCTTGACCTACGCAACTGCATCACTGCTTGGTTTACATCGAACAGACCCAGTATTGTGATAAGAGGTTGTGGTGCTCGTATCCTCTATGAACAAGATATGATGGAGTTCGTACAAATTTTAAGCCAGAAAAATTTGGGATGGATTCCACCAATAATTGTACAATTCGCAGGCAGATTTGGCCCTCATTATCAATTCTACGCAACTGGCCCACTG GACTTTAATCCCTCCACTAGGTATAGTTTTTGTTTCCCTCTGAGTAAAGTTCAAGACTGGTTTACTCATCAAAGTTGTGGGCACTCGGTGGCAGTTGACATACCCCAAACATTGTATAGTGATGATAATTGGGTGGGACTTGTTCTATATGCTTCTTTTTCAATCTGCAGGGATCCAGAAACCCTCCCCGACAATTGTCATTTTCGGATGGGTACATTAGATGGCCGGGATGATGAATTCCTTTCTGTCAACACCAGTAGACATGAAATCAAGCGGTTTATTACTCGAGGTGGCTTCTGTTGGATAGCCTACATACCAGGTAATCAATTGATGTGTATGTTAAATATCAGGGGAGGTGGAAAAAGCTATTTGCCAATGTCGACCCAGTACAGCCACATTGCAGCTTCATTTGCGAGTGAAAGTCCAATCATTACAATCAAGAAATGTGGACTTCGTCTTTTGTACAATCATGATCAAGTGCAATTTGAGGAAGAACTAAAACACTGCAATGACTTGTTTTTTGAGTACAGAGATTCCACAAGTCCTTTTATGGCCGATTTGGagaaaacaaatgaaacaaCAGTAACTGATGCCTCTCCCTTGGAAATTGAAATATCGATAAGGCCGATTCTTCATCATGTGAAAACTAACGGAACTAGGGGTGAAAGTAACCTTAag GCGGATTGTGTAAATGATTGGTGTTATGCTCCAAGTAAAATTCTGGAGTGGTTCACCCATCGGAGTGCCGACTCCCTTGTGACAATCCCTTTACCTCCAAAAGATCGTACTTCTTGGATTAGACTTGCTTTTTGTGCTTCTCTTTCAGTGCCAGCGCGTTCGAGTAACGTTGTTGACGATCTGGATTCCCGACTTCCTTCCAACCTCATTTGTCATCTGGAAACCGATACTGACAGTGTGGAATGTTTCCATACCTACTGCCTCACCGAAGATGATCTCAAGATGTTGTTAAAGCTAGGTGGATTCATCTGGTTGTCTTATATACCACGTGGGTTGTTTCCCGATTTTCTGGATGAATGCATTTGGATTGATGCTTCTATCTCAACCGATTGCCCAGGCAGCTTGATGGTGCAGAAGTGTGGGTTTCGTCTTTTGTACAATGAAGACGAGTTACATGATCAGTTTGAGGAAACACGAAAACATTGTTGGGCTGCATACCATAACGGGGATGTTCTCCAGAAATTATATGATGACCCAAATAACTCTGAGGAAGACGCTGATCCGTTGCAGCCTTAA
- the LOC121244718 gene encoding TMV resistance protein N-like isoform X2, which translates to MSDMAAPSNIRTLIPSSSSSCSKHQWKYEVFLSFRGETRETFTSHLYNELREKLFHTFMDDERLEIGRPIKKELLDAIEMSRMAIIIISKEYASSTWCLEELAKIVECMKERELKVLPIFYHVNPSDARKQEEGTFRDAFAKHEKNLENKERVQTWRNALKEVANLKGHHLQNGDESKFIKSIVKKISIELSNTHLGGDENNQLVGIDSRVKEIYSHYLDIGSNDVRFIGICGMSGMGKTTLARVVFQKFNHLFRATSFLENVSSVSKRDGLVALQENLLSDMKLKDDQEKWDVLKGIDVIRNRLRYTKVLIVLDDVDEREQLEKLAGNCNWFGPGSRIIVTTKDRHLLIRHRVERIYPTKGLLKNEAFQLFSQKAFRNPDQCQDQEFLALCNDYVSYADGHPLTLEVLGSSLLEKGKDIWKSSLDRLQVLPRKDIVEKLKIGFDVLEETEKKMFLDIACFFNGEDKDRVVDLLEGTFDCFPDVDIDTLVDKSLITILGRKLWMHSLLQRLGWEIVRCEYPKQPGERSRLWRRDEILEVLRESSGTYKVQGIMSSSSSPHQKEVLNSEAFSNMKKLRLIKICDVNLPWGLNSLSNGLRLIDWHECPLESMPKSFQPSNLVELIMHRSSFSQLPMAFLNLNKLKVMDFSGSENLLMTPDFSGCPSLQRLIFEGCTSLNKVHPTIAALNQLILLNLKDCKCLSSLPHEINLESLNLLILSGCSTCEKFPEIGQNMEHLSELYLDGTAIEELPLSIQHLTGLTLLNLAGCKKLLIFPIAICCLPALKTLILSGCKGQPPSPVLLSIAAPLLSLPSLFSGLTPLVALDLSDCNLLDGALPDDLSGLSSLESLNLSGNNFTHVPDSISQLPKLKFLYLDNCSRLQLLPNLPSSAQFVMARECTSLQNYSNQVVVSSSSGGEFTVINCLSLAAREEDILISEVSLLDIHFQPLWMEEQIHQSEEYHGIPHSSIPKWFNNKHGSSISIPLPYNLSKDSSWRGIVLHTVLSTRVHGVKTLADASNNVHELMKCSLDMDGDLGTCSIVLPKYQCSHHGSFELCLYISHARLGNCLDLRNCITAWFTSNRPSIVIRGCGARILYEQDMMEFVQILSQKNLGWIPPIIVQFAGRFGPHYQFYATGPLDFNPSTRDPETLPDNCHFRMGTLDGRDDEFLSVNTSRHEIKRFITRGGFCWIAYIPGNQLMCMLNIRGGGKSYLPMSTQYSHIAASFASESPIITIKKCGLRLLYNHDQVQFEEELKHCNDLFFEYRDSTSPFMADLEKTNETTVTDASPLEIEISIRPILHHVKTNGTRGESNLKADCVNDWCYAPSKILEWFTHRSADSLVTIPLPPKDRTSWIRLAFCASLSVPARSSNVVDDLDSRLPSNLICHLETDTDSVECFHTYCLTEDDLKMLLKLGGFIWLSYIPRGLFPDFLDECIWIDASISTDCPGSLMVQKCGFRLLYNEDELHDQFEETRKHCWAAYHNGDVLQKLYDDPNNSEEDADPLQP; encoded by the exons ATGTCCGATATGGCTGCCCCCAGCAATATACGAACATTAATcccatcatcttcttcctcttgttCCAAACACCAATGGAAATATGAAGTTTTCCTCAGTTTCAGAGGTGAAACCCGTGAGACATTTACCAGCCATCTATACAATGAGTTGCGTGAGAAATTGTTCCACACCTTTATGGATGATGAAAGACTGGAGATCGGAAGACCCATTAAGAAGGAACTCTTGGATGCAATAGAGATGTCAAGAATGGCGATCATCATTATTTCAAAAGAGTATGCATCATCCACGTGGTGCTTGGAAGAACTTGCAAAGATTGTTGAATgcatgaaagagagagagttgaaagttTTGCCCATTTTCTATCATGTAAATCCTAGTGATGCACGGAAACAGGAGGAGGGCACCTTTAGAGATGCCTTTGCTAAACACGAGAAAAATCTTGAGAACAAAGAAAGGGTGCAAACTTGGAGAAATGCTTTGAAAGAAGTGGCCAATCTCAAGGGACACCATTTACAGAATGG CGATGAGTCGAAGTTTATCAAAAGCATTGTTAAAAAGATATCTATAGAATTGAGCAACACCCACCTAGGTGGTGATGAGAACAACCAGCTTGTTGGGATAGACTCTCGTGTTAAGGAAATATATTCGCATTATTTAGATATTGGATCGAATGATGTTCGCTTCATAGGGATATGCGGGATGAGTGGAATGGGCAAGACAACTCTTGCACGAGTTGtttttcaaaagttcaatcatctATTCCGAGCTACAAGCTTTCTCGAAAATGTTAGTTCGGTTTCTAAAAGAGATGGCCTAGTTGCTTTACAAGAAAATCTCCTTTCTGATATGAAGTTGAAGGATGACCAAGAAAAATGGGATGTGTTGAAGGGAATTGATGTGATAAGGAATAGATTACGTTACACAAAAGTTCTTATTGTTCTTGATGATGTGGATGAAAGAGAACAATTAGAAAAATTAGCTGGGAACTGCAATTGGTTTGGACCAGGGAGTAGAATCATTGTGACCACTAAAGATAGACATTTGTTAATCAGACATAGAGTGGAAAGAATATACCCGACTAAAGGACTACTAAAAAATGAGGCTTTTCAGCTTTTTAGTCAAAAAGCCTTTCGTAACCCTGATCAATGTCAAGATCAAGAGTTTTTGGCTCTATGCAATGACTATGTGAGTTATGCCGATGGTCATCCTTTAACTCTTGAAGTTTTGGGTTCCTCGCtgttggaaaaaggaaaagatatatggaaaagTTCGCTGGATAGATTACAAGTACTTCCTCGTAAAGATATTGTAGAGAAACTCAAAATAGGTTTTGACGTATTGGAGGAGACagagaaaaaaatgttcttAGATATTGCCTGTTTCTTCAACGGGGAAGACAAAGATCGAGTAGTAGATTTATTGGAAGGTACTTTTGATTGCTTTCCAGACGTTGATATAGACACTCTTGTGGACAAATCTCTTATCACTATTTTGGGGAGAAAGTTGTGGATGCATAGTTTACTACAAAGACTAGGTTGGGAAATTGTTCGATGTGAATACCCTAAACAACCTGGAGAACGCAGCAGATTATGGCGTCGCGATGAGATCCTTGAAGTTCTACGGGAAAGTTCT GGAACATATAAAGTCCAGGGCATAATGTCAAGTTCCTCCTCTCCACACCAAAAAGAAGTCTTGAATTCTGAAgccttttcaaatatgaaaaaacttagattaattaaaatatgtgaTGTGAATCTTCCATGGGGCCTCAATTCTCTCTCTAACGGGTTACGACTAATCGATTGGCACGAATGTCCTTTGGAGTCCATGCCAAAGAGTTTCCAACCAAGCAATCTTGTTGAGCTCATTATGCATCGTAGCAGCTTTTCACAATTACCAATGGCTTTTCTA AatttaaacaagttgaaagtcatGGACTTCAGTGGCTCTGAAAACTTGTTGATGACTCCTGACTTCTCTGGATGCCCAAGTCTCCAAAGGTTAATTTTTGAAGGTTGCACAAGTTTGAACAAAGTTCACCCTACTATTGCAGCTCTGAATCAACTTATTCTATTAAATCTCAAAGATTGTAAATGTCTAAGTAGCCTTCCACATGAGATCAACTTGGAATCATTGAATCTTTTGATCTTATCGGGTTGTTCAACATGCGAAAAGTTTCCAGAGATTGGGCAAAATATGGAGCATTTGTCAGAGCTTTATTTGGATGGGACTGCCATTGAGGAACTCCCATtatcaattcaacatctaacaGGCTTGACATTACTAAATCTTGCAGGGTGcaaaaagcttttgatttttCCAATTGCCATTTGTTGTTTACCTGCTCTTAAAACTCTCATTCTCTCTGGATGTAAAGGTCAACCTCCTTCTCCTGTTTTACTTTCAATTGCTGCACCCTTGTTATCGTTGCCTAGCTTGTTTTCAGGGTTGACCCCTTTAGTAGCTCTTGATCTAAGTGACTGCAATCTTTTGGATGGAGCACTCCCCGACGATCTTAGTGGCTTATCCTCATTGGAGTCTCTGAATTTGAGTGGAAACAATTTTACGCACGTGCCAGATAGCATTTCCCAACTGCCAAAgcttaaatttctttatttggaTAATTGTAGCAGGCTTCAGTTATTGCCAAATCTTCCCTCAAGTGCACAATTTGTAATGGCTCGAGAATGCACTTCACTCCAAAATTATTCCAATCAAGTTGTAGTTTCAAGTTCAAGTGGAGGAGAATTCACTGTTATTAACTGCCTTAGCTTGGCTGCTCGTGAAGAAGACATTCTAATCAGTGAGGTTTCTTTGCTAGATATACACTTTCAGCCACTATGGAtggag GAGCAAATTCATCAAAGTGAAGAATATCATGGCATTCCTCACAGTAGCATTCCAAAGTGGTTTAACAATAAACATGGGTCATCCATATCGATCCCGTTACCATACAATCTCTCTAAAGATAGTAGTTGGAGAGGAATTGTGTTGCATACAGTCCTAAGTACTAGAGTTCATGGAGTCAAAACTTTGGCTGATGCCTCGAATAATGTTCACGAGTTGATGAAATGCAGCTTGGACATGGATGGAGATCTTGGAACTTGTTCCATAGTCCTCCCTAAATACCAATGCAGCCACCATGGTTCATTTGAACTCTGCCTATATATATCGCATGCGAGGCTTGGGAACTGCCTTGACCTACGCAACTGCATCACTGCTTGGTTTACATCGAACAGACCCAGTATTGTGATAAGAGGTTGTGGTGCTCGTATCCTCTATGAACAAGATATGATGGAGTTCGTACAAATTTTAAGCCAGAAAAATTTGGGATGGATTCCACCAATAATTGTACAATTCGCAGGCAGATTTGGCCCTCATTATCAATTCTACGCAACTGGCCCACTG GACTTTAATCCCTCCACTAG GGATCCAGAAACCCTCCCCGACAATTGTCATTTTCGGATGGGTACATTAGATGGCCGGGATGATGAATTCCTTTCTGTCAACACCAGTAGACATGAAATCAAGCGGTTTATTACTCGAGGTGGCTTCTGTTGGATAGCCTACATACCAGGTAATCAATTGATGTGTATGTTAAATATCAGGGGAGGTGGAAAAAGCTATTTGCCAATGTCGACCCAGTACAGCCACATTGCAGCTTCATTTGCGAGTGAAAGTCCAATCATTACAATCAAGAAATGTGGACTTCGTCTTTTGTACAATCATGATCAAGTGCAATTTGAGGAAGAACTAAAACACTGCAATGACTTGTTTTTTGAGTACAGAGATTCCACAAGTCCTTTTATGGCCGATTTGGagaaaacaaatgaaacaaCAGTAACTGATGCCTCTCCCTTGGAAATTGAAATATCGATAAGGCCGATTCTTCATCATGTGAAAACTAACGGAACTAGGGGTGAAAGTAACCTTAag GCGGATTGTGTAAATGATTGGTGTTATGCTCCAAGTAAAATTCTGGAGTGGTTCACCCATCGGAGTGCCGACTCCCTTGTGACAATCCCTTTACCTCCAAAAGATCGTACTTCTTGGATTAGACTTGCTTTTTGTGCTTCTCTTTCAGTGCCAGCGCGTTCGAGTAACGTTGTTGACGATCTGGATTCCCGACTTCCTTCCAACCTCATTTGTCATCTGGAAACCGATACTGACAGTGTGGAATGTTTCCATACCTACTGCCTCACCGAAGATGATCTCAAGATGTTGTTAAAGCTAGGTGGATTCATCTGGTTGTCTTATATACCACGTGGGTTGTTTCCCGATTTTCTGGATGAATGCATTTGGATTGATGCTTCTATCTCAACCGATTGCCCAGGCAGCTTGATGGTGCAGAAGTGTGGGTTTCGTCTTTTGTACAATGAAGACGAGTTACATGATCAGTTTGAGGAAACACGAAAACATTGTTGGGCTGCATACCATAACGGGGATGTTCTCCAGAAATTATATGATGACCCAAATAACTCTGAGGAAGACGCTGATCCGTTGCAGCCTTAA